The Chitinophagaceae bacterium nucleotide sequence GGCATCAATTACCATCACTGTTTTTCCTGCAACAGCATTTCCAAAATAATCCTTCTCCATGTTTTCATATGCACTGTTCCATGTTCCGAGGTCGCTCCAGCCAAAGGAAGAAGGCATTACATACACATTATCGGCTTTTTCCATAATGCCATAGTCAATGGAAATATTGGTGCATTGCGGATAGATGCGGTCGATGGCTTCCTGTTCATTGGCTGTATTGAACTGTTCCTGCTCAGCAACAAACAGTTCATTCATTTCAGGCAGAAATTTTTCAAATGCTTTGATGATGTTTTTTACTTTCCACACAAAAATGCCTGCGTTCCATAAAAAATCACCACTGGCTAAAAATGTTTTGGCCAGTTCCAGGTTGGGCTTTTCGGTAAAGGTTTTCACCTTGTACATGCTGTCGGCCACAGGCAATGGTTCGTGCTGAATATAACCATAGCCGGTATTGGGATAAGTAGGTTTGATGCCTAATGTAACCAGTGCGTTGATGTTATTTACAAAGCTGAATGCATCCATGCAAACCTTTTTAAAGGCAGGGGCATCTAAAATTAAATGATCGGCAGGAGCACAAATCAGTAGTCCATCATTACTCAGCTGCTGCAACTTATAAGCAATATAAGCAACACAGGGTGCAGTGTTTTTTCGTGAGGGTTCGCACAAAATATTTTCAACAGACAGATCGGGTAACTGTGCGGCTACAATTTCTTTGTAATCAAAGGATGTAACAATGTAAATGTTTTCGTTTGGTATAAATTGAAGATAGCGGTCATACGTAGCCTGTATCAGGGTACGGCCGGTATGCAGAATATCCAGGAATTGTTTGGGAAAACCGGTGCGGCTCATTGGCCAGAAACGGCTGCCGATTCCTCCGGCCATAATAGCTACATAGTGATTCTTGTTCATAGTGATTATATTAATCAGCCAACCGGCTAAATAAGTCCTTCTTTAATTAAATCGTGCAAATGTATAACACCTGCGTATCGCTTTTCATTTGTTACCAGTAATTGACTGATATTATTTTTTCGCATCAGTTCCATTGCATCAATTGCCAATGCATCTGCTTCAATTGTTTTTGGATTGAAATTCATGATTTGTGTGGCAATAACATCATTGATAGAACTGTTCTTTTCCAGCATCCTTCTCAAATCACCA carries:
- a CDS encoding mannose-1-phosphate guanylyltransferase, whose translation is MNKNHYVAIMAGGIGSRFWPMSRTGFPKQFLDILHTGRTLIQATYDRYLQFIPNENIYIVTSFDYKEIVAAQLPDLSVENILCEPSRKNTAPCVAYIAYKLQQLSNDGLLICAPADHLILDAPAFKKVCMDAFSFVNNINALVTLGIKPTYPNTGYGYIQHEPLPVADSMYKVKTFTEKPNLELAKTFLASGDFLWNAGIFVWKVKNIIKAFEKFLPEMNELFVAEQEQFNTANEQEAIDRIYPQCTNISIDYGIMEKADNVYVMPSSFGWSDLGTWNSAYENMEKDYFGNAVAGKTVMVIDATKNVVHVDDKKLVLLQGLDDFIIVDTKDVLLICKKEKEQEIKEYVAEVKRNIGDKFL